The nucleotide window GCCTCGACCTACAGCCTGCGCTTCCTCAGCCGTAACGTGCTGCCGGAGGAAGTCAGCGCCCTGCGTTCATCGATGGTGGCGAACTTCAACAGCCTGGAATTGATGATTGGCCAGTTGCCCCACGAGGGCGCGCGACCGCAGACGGTGCGTAATACCAACGAACTGCGCGGGCGAATGATCCATCTGCTGCCGGTGATCGATGCCCTCGACGATGCGCTTTACGCCCTCGAGCGGCGCACGCCGGAGCTTGTGGATAAGTTCGCGCCACTGCTGATCGCGACCACCGAATGGCTCGACCACAAAGACGCTGACCTCGACCGCTGGCAGGCCCTGAAAAACCGGCTTGAAGCGCTGCAACCGAGTGCCGAGGCGCTGGATGATCGCAAGCAGTTGTTGTTCTCCAACGCCCTGTATCGCCTCGGCGAATGGATCGATGTATGGCAAGACTGCCGCAGCCTGCAATACGCCATTCAGTGCGAGAGCCAGGACAGTTGGCGCGCGGTGTATCGGCACTGGCGCCTCGGTCGGCTGTCACCGTTTCTCGACCGTGGGCTGATGCTCTATTCAGCCGCGTCCACGGTCACTGCCATCATTGTCGCTTCGGTGCTGTGGATTCTGCTCGGCTGGACCGATGGCGGCAGCGCAGTGATCCTGGCGGCGGTGGCGTGCAGTTTTTTCGCTTCGATGGATGACCCGGCACCGCAGATCTACCGGTTCTTTTTCTGGACCGCGATGTCGGTGCTGTTTGCCAGCCTTTATCTGTTTCTGATCCTGCCGAACCTGCATGACTTCCCGATGCTGGTGCTGGCGTTCGCCATCCCGTTCATCTGCGTCGGCACCCTGACGGTGCAGCCGCGTTTCTACCTGGGGATGTTGCTGACCATCGTCAACACGTCGTCTTTCATCAGCATTCAGGGCGCCTACGACGCGGATTTTCTCAGCTTCGCCAACTCCAACCTGGCCGGTCCCATGGGTTTGCTGTTCGCGTTCATCTGGACCTTGATCGCCCGGCCATTCGGCGCGGAACTGGCGGCCAAGCGCCTGACCCGTTTCAGCTGGCGCGACATCGTCAGCCTGACCGAGCCGGCCACGCTGGCCGAACATCGGCACATGGGGGTGCAGATGCTCGATCGCCTGATGCAGCATTTGCCGCGTCTGGCCATGACCGGCCAGGACACCGGCATCGCCCTGCGGGAAGTGCGCGTGGCGCTGAATCTGCTGGACCTGCTCGCCTATTCGCCGCGAGTGCCCGGTGCGCCGCAAGTGCTGCTGCGCCAGGTGGTGGCCGAAGTCGGTGCGTACTTCAAGGCCTGTCTCAAGGCCG belongs to Pseudomonas sp. B21-015 and includes:
- a CDS encoding FUSC family protein — encoded protein: MSGFFTGVPPARDWFYGVRTFAASMIALYIAMLMQMPRPYWAMATVYIVSSPFVGPTSSKALYRAVGTLLGAAAAVFFVPMFVQSPYVLVVVVALWTGILLFLSLHLRTANSYALMLAGYTLPLIALPVVDNPLAVWDVAEARTEEIFLGIAVAAVVGAMFWPRRLAPVFNDSVNKWFADASTYSLRFLSRNVLPEEVSALRSSMVANFNSLELMIGQLPHEGARPQTVRNTNELRGRMIHLLPVIDALDDALYALERRTPELVDKFAPLLIATTEWLDHKDADLDRWQALKNRLEALQPSAEALDDRKQLLFSNALYRLGEWIDVWQDCRSLQYAIQCESQDSWRAVYRHWRLGRLSPFLDRGLMLYSAASTVTAIIVASVLWILLGWTDGGSAVILAAVACSFFASMDDPAPQIYRFFFWTAMSVLFASLYLFLILPNLHDFPMLVLAFAIPFICVGTLTVQPRFYLGMLLTIVNTSSFISIQGAYDADFLSFANSNLAGPMGLLFAFIWTLIARPFGAELAAKRLTRFSWRDIVSLTEPATLAEHRHMGVQMLDRLMQHLPRLAMTGQDTGIALREVRVALNLLDLLAYSPRVPGAPQVLLRQVVAEVGAYFKACLKAGERLPAPSPLLMTLDRTRRALGGQGDDETRLHLLHALSGLRLALLPGVEFVGAGELEEPLPHGIDGAPL